Genomic DNA from Oxyura jamaicensis isolate SHBP4307 breed ruddy duck chromosome 23, BPBGC_Ojam_1.0, whole genome shotgun sequence:
CCCCGCTGCGATCAGCCAAATCCCCCCAAAACACACCCAGCACCCAGAGATCGGATCCTGGGACGtccccaccccagcagccccctccgAGAGgcgtgtccctgtccccatgcccgGGGGCTGCGGTGTTTTGCTTCGGGTTTCACTTGAGGAGGTTGCGGCGGGTGCAAAGTCCCCGTTGGGAAAGGCCGGGGTGGACGGGGACGGGCAGCGAGGGCTCGCCGCGACGGTGACGCTTTCTGGGGCCGTGGCAGCTCCTTGCTGAGCTGGGCTCGGGGGGCAGCCGAGGGgaccaggctggggctgggcgaTCGCCTCCCTGATTGCATCAGCCTGCGGACAGCCGAGGAGGCTCAAACGGGCTGCGAAAGGGCCGCGTTCGTCAGGGGTCCTGCTGTGCCCCGTCCCCGGGAGCCTttcggggggctgggggaggttCCCCCGGCCCCATTCATCCCGGTGCAGGCACAgggggtgctcagcacccccgTCCCCGCTGTGCCCAGGTCCATCACCAGGTCCTTCTACCGGAGCGCCGCGGGCGTGCTGCTGGTCTTCGACCTCACCAACCGGGCGTCCTTCGAGCGCGTCCCCGAGTGGTACCGTGAGGCCGCCGGCGACCGCGCCACCGCCTTCGTCCTGGTGGGCCACAAGAGCGACCTGGCGGCCGAGCGAGCCGTGTCGGCCGAGGAGGCCGGGCGCCTGGCGGCCTCCCTGGGCATGGCCTTCGTGGAGACCTCGGCCCGCAGCAACCTCAACGTGGAGCTGGCCTTCGAGACGCTGGCCGGGGGCATCCTGCGGGCGCTGGGCCGCGGGgccctcgccccccccccggggctgcggtGCCGTCAGGctcatccccagccccagccgcccccggcccccggcgcGGGGCGAGCCCCAGGGGCGCTGCCAGTGCTGatggggacgggacggggacggggaggggacCCCCCCAGAAAcggggatggagctggggagcCGCTGCCCTGCTCTTTGCccagagcccagccctggggctgtgtTCCCATGTTGGTTTGTGCTTCCAGCCTTGGTTTGGGGGCTGTGAGAACAATAATCCCCCCCTCTCCGGGGGTGTTGTTAATAAACCAGCTGccttctgcattaaaaaagctCTTCCGAGGGCTGGAGCACCAGCATGGAGCCCTGCCTCTGTGATGGAGGGGGGGTCACTGCTTGGGGGGGGTCACCCCCACCTGCCCCGCCAATATCCCCCGGTGCCTCCAGCCAGATGGAGAGGAGCAAAAAATGGAGGTGAAGGGATgaagggacccccccccccccccccccaacccccccccccccggcacccagcACCCTCTGCCGGGCCAGGAACGCCTCCCGCGCCCCGGGCGCAGCGGGAGGAGCGGCAGCACCCTGCCCGAGCACGCAGCGGGCGCGGGGGCGGTCGGTGCCGGCGGGTCGCAGCGGTGCCGCCGAGCACCCATGGAGCCGCGGTGGCACTACCAGTTCCGGGTGATCATGTTGGGAGACTCCACGGTGGGCAAATCCTCGCTGCTGCGGCGCTACACCGAGGGCGTCTTCCTGGACGCCGTCAACCAGACGGTGGGGGTGGATTTCTACGTTCAGTTCGTGGAGCTGGAGCCGGGGCTCTGCGTCAAGCTGCAGTTCTGGGACACGGCCGGGCAGGAGAGGTTCAGGTGGGTCCGGATCCGGCCGTGGGGTTTGGCTCTGgagatttgggggggggggggttgtggagGTGGGGAGGCATCGGGAGCCAGGTTTGGGGTGAGGGGGCTGtgagcccagccctggggaacTGCCCGATGACGAGGAGCCCTTGGGGCTGCCTCGTAAGCCCGAGGTTGAGCTCTGAAGGGGCTTTGAGACCCCAAAACTGCGTGGGAATGGGGGTGCTCCTGCTGGGAGTGGGGCAAAGCGGCTTCCCCACGGTGCTGGGCGCCTCCACGCCCCACTGCCGGGGACGGGAGCGCACCTGGGGACAGAGCCGCTCGTTGGCACAGCCAAAGGTTCTCCTCGCCCTTACGGCGCCTCCAGAGCCCTGCGCTGGTtccccaggggcaggagctgggctgaggaGGCTCGGGGAAGAcacagggacaggaggggagatgttccccccccccgggggcagcGCAGAGGGGAGCCCCGGGCGCCGCTCACCCCGCTTCTGCTGGCGCCCCAAGGTCCGTGACTCGCTCCTATTACCGCAACTCGGCGGGGGGGATGCTGCTCTTCGACCTCACCAACCGCGCGTCCTTCGAGAGCGTCCGGCGGTGGCACGGCGAGGTGACGGACACGGTGCAGCCCTTCCGCGTCGTCTTCCTGCTGGTGGGCCACAAGAGCGACCTGGCGGCCGAGCgcagggtgggcaggagggaggccGAGCGGCTGGCGGCCTCGCTGGGCGCCCAGTACGTCGAGACCTCGGCCAAGGACGCCAGCAACGTGGCCCAGGCCTTCCAGATGCTGACGCTGGCCATCTACCGGGCGCTGCAGAGTGGGCTGCTCGCCCCCTGCGAGGCGTGGGACGGGGTGAAGAGCGGCGTCCCGCTGCCCGCGCCGCTCCCGGCTCACGCGgcggagaaggaggagaagaggaagaagtgcTCGTGCTAGGGACGGGGGCTCCGAGCCGCTCGGTTCTGCTGATGCGAGGGGTGAAGCAGAAATCGGGcagccaggggcagggagggcgcATTAAACAGCCGGTGCTCACCTCGCTGCCTGCCCGTGTTttcctggggaaggggaggcgGTTGGGGCCGAGGCTGGTGATGGGAACGGTAGCACAGAGGGGCAGCGTTCACCCTCCCTGTTCTCTCCTCTCCTACAAAGCTGTCTCCACACCCAAACAGGAACCGCAGCCCTCCCCATGCCCTTTAGGTCCCAAagctctcagcagcacagctccggGCCTGACCCCAATCCCCTCGTGCCATCCAGCCCACTGGGCTGTGCCCggctgcgtggtgctgagcagctccgtgcccccagcccagccgcGATGCGGGAGCAGCTGCTCCCCTCCCCGAGCACCACCCAGACCGACCTCCCCTTGCCTTAGCGCAGGCCCAGGGCTCCCGAGGTGGCAGCTCCAGGAAGGGAGGACGAGGCCCTTCCTTCAGCCGAGGGGCTtcccctgggggtgctggcagccccagcagcgaGCTGGGCACACACCGGcctcctttttctgccttttttctcctcaccaCGTCCAACAGCCCCCGCAGCGTCCCGGatgagcagggcaggcagcgggaCGTGGCCTTTCCTCATGTCCCAGGCCAACAGAGCAGCAGAtcccctccctttcccatcCTCAGCACTAACGGTGCCGGTGGCCGAGCGGCAGCAAACCGCTCAGCCTGAGCTGGACACAAGGACACGAGGGTGAGGGGCCCGCCCAGCGCCCAGGCAATCCCCTCCACTCACTTTCAAGCCCAGGAAAGCTCTCTGGAACCAGCACCACCCGTGGAAAACAAGCGAACCTGGTGCTTGCTTCCCTGGCAATCCCTCTGCACGCCGGCTGAAGAGCACAAGCCTGTGCCGCGGCTTTAGattaataatttctttattcatGTAAAACAAACGcaagtatttatataaacacTGACATTACAAAGTACTGGAGCAGGtaggggcaggaaggaggaaacaaaaacCTCTACGGATGCTTCTAATACTGTCCCACACAAGATCAAATGCTCTGTCCCTTGGATATTCACTGATACGATAAACCACTTTCAAGTCACAAATAAAAGTCTTTTGTTTTTGGGATACGCTGCGCTCTGACAGGGAACGAGGACGGGGGCGTAGAACGTTTTTGGCAGATCTCGTAAAGTCAGATATTGCTGCACcgttaataaaaaatatatgcttctctgtaaagcattcaaaaaaatatCCCGTGGATGGCATCGTGGAGGCTTGAGTGGAGAGGCAGATATCCCAAAAAGCACTGGCGTCATCTCCCAGCTCTCCCCGGGGGTTATTTCTTGGTAGTTTTGCGGATCAGTGCCATTCTCTGCAACGAGAAAGAGGAAAACGTGGGAAGCCGGTCCCAGACAAGGGTACTGCAAAGCACCTTGAAACGCGCAGGCATTCTCCCCCGACTCGTTTCCACGCAGGTCTTTCAAGTCCATTTGAATCTCAGAGAGGTCCCAGCCGGAGCCAGAGGAGAAGGAAGCGCCCGCGCTCCCCTGCTCAGCGCCCTGGGGGCGGTTGGATGAGCAGCGGCCCAAAGCCCTTCAGGAGGGGAGCTGCGGTAACATCCCTGCTCTTGAACGGCTCCTGCGGGGCACCTCCTTCCCTGAGCCTGCCCTTACACCTGGAATCCATCCCCCAAACCAGTTAAAGCAAAATTCAGGGGAAGAAACGGAGCTGCCCAGCACTGGAAACCCAGAGAGCTGCGCGCAGACACAGCCGGCGCCCCGCGTGGCTCACGGCGCAGCCGAGCGCTGCCTCGggctgcagacagaaaaaagcCCGAGGAACCCGAGCCAAAGCCTGCCACAGAGCACCGAAAATCGGCGTGGAGCACCACAGGCGGCCTCCTGGGACGCAAACAGAGCATGGGGCTCTGGGTACCCGCAGGCAGTCTGAGTCCCAGACGGAACCAGCCGCAGGACGCGGCTCAGGCGGTCCCTCGGGGTACCTCAGTTGTGtttctgcctcctccagcccttctgTGGTGTTCTAGGGAGCCCCAGGCCCTGCCTTGATTCTGAACCGCCTGCAGGGGAAGAGCCAGGCCTGGGGAGGCGAGGCGAGAGCCGCTCTCAGCGCTGTGTTCGCTCACGGCCTTCGCAGACCTACAATTATTCCCACGGCGTCTGCAGATCCGCCAGCAAAAGCCTCTCCCGGGCTTGAAGCGCAGCTGCTGCGAGGCCAGGGCGGGTGCAGGGAGGTGCTCCAAGGGGCTACACAAGGAATTTAACCCCCCGCACGGGGGTGTCCTCACTCCCTTCGGAGCTCAACATTTCCAAGGGGACGGCTGAGGAGCGGCTGCCCGCAGCTCTCGGTGGGTTTTTAAACCCTTCCAACCCGGGCTGCCGTTCAGACGGCGAGCGCTACCACTTCTGCCAGGGCACCACCGGCACGGCACCACCAGCAAGAGGCAGAGCGAGCCCCATCCTCTCCGCACCAACCGACGAGAAGGCTCCGGCAGCGATTTCAAGTCCAAACCGCTTGGAAGAGGCGACAGATTCACGTGGTGCCAGGAGCCCGGGAGCCCCCTTCACGCCGCGGGCTTCTACCACGCCACTCTCGGGGTGTTCCCGAGGGCCCCTTACCTGTTTGTGAGCTTCTGTAGTGCAGGCTTTTTTGTAGGGTCTGATTTCTTCAGAACCAAAGCCTGGGATCCACATGTTCCACTGACGCTCTGGAAGAGAGAGCGCGGATCAGCACGCGCCTCCCCGGCCGCCCGCTGCGCGAGGAGCCCCCCTCGTAACTCACACGGCGCCGCCGCGCCCGCCCGCAGCTGCTGCTACGCGTGGATGCGTGGTGGTGATCCTCAGACCAGCTCTAAAAGCCTTGCTGGAGGGCCGCACGGCATTAAAGCACGCTGAGGATGCGGCCTCTCCACTTGGGAACCCCCCAGCGGAGGCTGACGGGCAGCTACAAACTGCACAAATGCGAGCAAAACGCGGAGAGGACGAGGCTGGGGAGGGCACCCCGCTTATTCCCCGCTTATTCGGGCGTTATCTGGTAGCAGGGAAGAGATCTGTAGCTGCTCGTGGGGTTTCCACCCCGACACGGTGGCTGCAGGGTGCGGTGAGGGCCGGTTCCTTACCGAGGTGCAACTGGACGTCCTTCACCTCCAGGGTGTTGGACTTGCGATGCCGCGCCAGCTGGCAGGCAGCCGTCACCACGCTCTCTATGAAATCGTCGGCGatctgcagcagcatctgccaCGGAACAAGGACAACAACCACCAGCCCTGTCAGCGCTGAGCAGCTGAAACGAGGCGGAAAACGTGAGAACGAGCCCTCAGAAGCTAACGGCTCCGAGGCGTACGCTCCGGTCGCTGCTCTTGGGAACCTTTCTCAGCGCCGGGAAGCGGACGGACACGGATGGCCGCAGCGTACGGCAGCGTAACACGAACCAACCCCCGCCCCCCAGCCCGGGACAAAGGG
This window encodes:
- the LOC118177813 gene encoding ras-related protein Rab-42-like → MGTAAGPPPAPHVPDAGGHYQFRVIVLGDAAVGKSSLLRCYAEGPGGAVPCPTVGVDFYSRTVPLPPAGKAKLQLWDTAGQERFRSITRSFYRSAAGVLLVFDLTNRASFERVPEWYREAAGDRATAFVLVGHKSDLAAERAVSAEEAGRLAASLGMAFVETSARSNLNVELAFETLAGGILRALGRGALAPPPGLRCRQAHPQPQPPPAPGAGRAPGALPVLMGTGRGRGGDPPRNGDGAGEPLPCSLPRAQPWGCVPMLVCASSLGLGAVRTIIPPSPGVLLINQLPSALKKLFRGLEHQHGALPL
- the LOC118177630 gene encoding ras-related protein Rab-39A-like, coding for MEPRWHYQFRVIMLGDSTVGKSSLLRRYTEGVFLDAVNQTVGVDFYVQFVELEPGLCVKLQFWDTAGQERFRSVTRSYYRNSAGGMLLFDLTNRASFESVRRWHGEVTDTVQPFRVVFLLVGHKSDLAAERRVGRREAERLAASLGAQYVETSAKDASNVAQAFQMLTLAIYRALQSGLLAPCEAWDGVKSGVPLPAPLPAHAAEKEEKRKKCSC